One Nostoc punctiforme PCC 73102 DNA window includes the following coding sequences:
- a CDS encoding response regulator, protein MSLDTRYPLNLPANAPPLRVLIVEDDPMMQLGLEQSLMAHPQLEIVGQAEDGYLGVQAALQLKPDLVVMDIGLPRLDGIAATQQIKAALPATHVVMLTSHQTETEIIAALSSGADAYCIKGASVERLLSAIAAAVDGAAYLDPQIARRVIDNLKPPAPTSNNANLSARELEVLKLMVDGLSNPEIAEKLYLSPNTIKTHVRGIMNKLAVDDRVQAAVVALRSGLV, encoded by the coding sequence ATGTCTTTAGATACTCGCTATCCCTTAAATTTACCAGCCAATGCTCCGCCGTTGCGCGTGTTAATTGTCGAAGACGATCCGATGATGCAATTGGGATTAGAGCAATCATTAATGGCTCATCCGCAGTTGGAGATTGTTGGACAAGCAGAAGATGGTTATTTGGGAGTTCAAGCCGCACTGCAACTGAAACCCGATTTGGTGGTTATGGACATTGGATTGCCGCGATTGGATGGCATTGCAGCAACGCAGCAAATTAAGGCGGCGTTGCCAGCAACTCATGTGGTGATGCTGACATCTCATCAAACGGAGACAGAAATTATTGCCGCACTATCTAGCGGTGCAGATGCATATTGTATTAAAGGTGCAAGTGTGGAACGATTGTTAAGTGCGATCGCAGCCGCAGTTGATGGTGCAGCCTATCTCGATCCCCAAATTGCGCGGCGAGTAATTGATAATCTCAAACCACCTGCACCCACGAGCAACAACGCCAACTTATCTGCACGCGAGTTAGAAGTGTTGAAACTCATGGTAGACGGGTTGAGTAACCCAGAGATTGCCGAAAAACTCTATCTCAGTCCCAACACCATCAAAACCCACGTCCGGGGGATTATGAATAAATTAGCAGTTGACGATCGCGTGCAAGCAGCAGTTGTTGCATTGCGTTCTGGGTTAGTTTGA
- a CDS encoding ABC transporter permease codes for MSITPKSDINWQSLASPQADVNAAPNFFGELVQETLALTRRLFIQLQRRPSTLVAGIIQPVMWLILFGALFQNAPKGIFGNTTNYGQFLAAGIIVFTAFAGALNAGLPVMFDREFGFLNRLLVAPLASRFSIVFASAIFIISQSLLQAAVIVAAAAFLGAGLPDAVGLSAIALIVLLLALGVTAISLGLAFALPGHIELIAVIFVTNLPLLFASTALAPLSFMPRWLQVIATLNPLSYAIEPIRYLYLHSSWGLGSVVMQAPWGDVTFGGALLVLLGFALVALLSIQPQLRRTLA; via the coding sequence ATGAGCATTACTCCTAAATCTGATATCAATTGGCAGTCACTAGCATCGCCACAAGCAGATGTTAATGCTGCACCTAACTTTTTTGGTGAATTGGTACAAGAGACGTTGGCTTTAACTCGTCGCTTGTTTATTCAGTTGCAACGCCGTCCCTCAACTTTGGTTGCCGGAATTATTCAGCCAGTCATGTGGTTGATACTGTTTGGTGCTTTGTTCCAAAATGCCCCCAAGGGTATATTTGGCAATACAACAAATTACGGACAATTTTTAGCTGCTGGTATTATTGTGTTTACAGCCTTTGCTGGGGCGCTGAATGCTGGTTTACCGGTGATGTTTGACCGCGAGTTCGGCTTTTTGAACCGTTTGCTGGTAGCACCGTTAGCATCGCGGTTTTCCATAGTCTTTGCTTCGGCAATCTTTATCATCAGCCAAAGTTTGCTACAAGCAGCCGTGATTGTAGCGGCGGCGGCGTTCTTGGGCGCTGGACTACCCGATGCAGTCGGTTTAAGTGCGATCGCTCTAATTGTCCTCTTATTAGCTTTAGGCGTAACAGCCATCTCCCTCGGTTTGGCTTTCGCCTTACCCGGACACATTGAACTGATTGCAGTGATTTTTGTCACTAACCTGCCATTATTGTTTGCTAGTACTGCTTTGGCTCCTTTATCTTTCATGCCTCGGTGGTTACAGGTTATCGCTACCCTGAATCCTCTCAGCTATGCGATCGAACCAATTCGCTATCTGTATCTACACAGTAGTTGGGGATTAGGTAGTGTAGTTATGCAGGCTCCTTGGGGTGATGTTACCTTTGGGGGAGCGTTGCTGGTATTATTAGGGTTCGCCCTTGTCGCCTTACTGAGCATTCAACCCCAACTGCGGCGGACTCTTGCTTAA
- a CDS encoding TspO/MBR family protein, translated as MIKSWMVIGGVAFLVALAANVITPSDRQWFKRLQRPRWLTFEGAIPIIWTVIFICGAWSAYIVWEKDPGSTSTWLIMGLYLLLEIITIAYTPVMFRLRSLKVGTILGGTGFIIGALLILAVLGISGWAALLLVPYLLWSPIGTYTTWQMIGLNPQDA; from the coding sequence ATGATTAAATCTTGGATGGTGATTGGGGGCGTGGCTTTCTTAGTTGCTTTAGCCGCTAACGTGATTACGCCTAGCGATCGCCAATGGTTCAAGCGCTTACAACGACCAAGATGGCTAACTTTTGAGGGCGCGATTCCAATTATCTGGACTGTAATATTTATTTGCGGTGCTTGGTCAGCTTATATTGTCTGGGAAAAGGATCCAGGAAGCACCTCAACCTGGTTAATCATGGGTTTATATCTGCTGTTAGAAATAATTACTATCGCCTATACGCCTGTAATGTTTAGGCTTCGCAGTCTGAAAGTGGGTACAATTCTTGGAGGCACAGGTTTTATCATTGGTGCTTTATTGATACTTGCGGTCTTAGGTATTTCTGGTTGGGCAGCATTGCTACTAGTTCCTTATTTGCTTTGGAGTCCCATTGGTACTTACACCACTTGGCAGATGATCGGTCTCAATCCTCAAGATGCCTAA
- a CDS encoding M15 family metallopeptidase gives MRPYHQIPIFECGEPLIEIPLELFAVESPHPYEKLGAPYGEQSPYYLRQSVIKNLSQAQNYLKLLHPNWHIQIFDAYRPIAVQQFMVDYSFTQAVQDRGLTNVELSPNQRQEVWEAVYAIWAAPSLDEKTPPPHSTGAAVDVTLVDDIGQIVNMGSPIDEMSERSHPDYYANNDDPEAQKYHAHRQLLQDVMLKEGFQRNPREWWHFSVGDQMWAWLNNQSNPANPVTARYGRIA, from the coding sequence ATGAGACCTTATCATCAAATCCCAATTTTCGAGTGTGGTGAACCGCTAATTGAGATTCCTTTAGAATTGTTTGCGGTGGAATCTCCTCATCCTTATGAAAAATTAGGTGCGCCCTATGGCGAACAGTCTCCTTATTATCTCCGTCAAAGCGTTATTAAAAATTTGAGCCAAGCGCAAAATTATCTTAAATTGCTGCATCCTAACTGGCATATCCAAATTTTTGATGCTTATCGCCCGATCGCAGTTCAGCAGTTTATGGTAGATTACAGCTTCACTCAAGCAGTGCAGGATAGGGGATTAACTAACGTGGAGTTATCCCCAAACCAACGTCAAGAAGTTTGGGAAGCGGTTTATGCAATTTGGGCTGCACCAAGTTTGGATGAAAAAACTCCGCCTCCTCACAGTACAGGTGCAGCGGTGGATGTGACTCTAGTAGATGATATTGGGCAAATAGTAAATATGGGTTCGCCGATTGATGAAATGTCAGAGCGATCGCATCCCGATTATTATGCCAATAATGACGACCCAGAAGCACAAAAGTATCATGCTCACCGCCAGCTATTACAAGATGTAATGTTAAAAGAAGGGTTTCAACGCAATCCCAGAGAGTGGTGGCATTTTTCTGTTGGCGATCAAATGTGGGCTTGGCTGAATAATCAATCCAATCCAGCCAATCCTGTCACAGCGCGTTATGGCCGTATTGCATAG
- a CDS encoding TspO/MBR family protein: MIPSWLIIGAVTFLIALGSFLITPRDVKWFALLSRPRWLVFEPLIPLIWTVIFICGAASAYVVWEKNPGSPITWLIMALYLLVEIITVAYIPIMLRFRSLKAGEILGLVGLISGVVLAICVLPISLMAALLLLPYLIWTPIGTYTTDELKELNPQDA; the protein is encoded by the coding sequence ATGATTCCATCTTGGCTAATAATTGGGGCTGTAACTTTCTTAATCGCTCTTGGAAGTTTCTTGATTACGCCGCGTGATGTTAAATGGTTTGCACTATTAAGTCGCCCTCGCTGGCTAGTTTTTGAGCCTCTGATTCCACTCATCTGGACTGTGATTTTTATTTGCGGTGCAGCTTCAGCTTATGTTGTGTGGGAAAAAAATCCCGGAAGCCCAATTACTTGGTTAATAATGGCTTTGTACCTTTTGGTGGAAATTATCACCGTTGCCTACATACCTATAATGCTGAGGTTTCGCAGTCTCAAAGCAGGGGAGATTCTTGGGCTAGTTGGTTTGATTTCAGGCGTTGTCCTCGCAATCTGCGTTTTGCCGATTTCTCTAATGGCGGCGCTGTTACTCCTTCCCTATCTAATTTGGACTCCCATTGGTACTTACACTACCGACGAGTTAAAGGAACTGAATCCTCAAGATGCATAA
- a CDS encoding daunorubicin resistance protein DrrA family ABC transporter ATP-binding protein → MAPAVLIQNLQKRYGTVVAVQDVSFQVEPGEIFGLLGPNGAGKTTTLRALCTLTTPDAGKIEVSGISVLDNPRVARQRLGYVAQEVAIDKVLTGKELLQLQAALYHLPRAVAKQRIETVLDLLGLQEYANKKTGTYSGGLRKRLDLAAGLLHAPDVLVLDEPTVGLDIETRFVVWDFLRKLRASGTTVVITSHYLEEIDALADRVAIIDRGVVIASGTPSQLKDKVGGDRITLRIREFSPIEEAEIAKNLLQPLPFVQEVIINSAQGNSLNLVVTPQNDVLINIQQALNTAGLPIFGIAQSRPSLDDVYLAATGRTLMDAELAAVATRDPKAEKKQLMR, encoded by the coding sequence ATGGCTCCCGCCGTTTTAATTCAGAATCTGCAAAAACGTTACGGTACAGTGGTTGCCGTCCAGGATGTTTCCTTTCAGGTAGAGCCGGGAGAAATCTTTGGTTTACTTGGCCCCAACGGTGCTGGGAAAACTACTACCTTGCGTGCCTTGTGTACGCTGACCACACCGGATGCTGGCAAAATCGAAGTATCTGGCATCTCTGTGTTAGATAATCCGAGAGTGGCAAGACAACGACTAGGCTATGTTGCTCAGGAAGTAGCTATAGATAAGGTGCTAACTGGAAAAGAACTGCTGCAATTGCAAGCAGCACTTTATCACCTTCCACGCGCAGTAGCCAAACAGCGCATTGAGACGGTATTAGATTTACTCGGTTTGCAAGAATACGCCAATAAAAAGACAGGAACCTATTCTGGTGGTTTACGCAAGCGCCTAGACTTGGCTGCTGGGTTGCTCCATGCACCAGATGTTCTGGTATTGGATGAGCCAACTGTAGGACTTGATATAGAAACCCGTTTTGTGGTATGGGATTTCCTACGAAAATTACGCGCCTCTGGGACAACGGTAGTAATTACCAGCCATTACCTAGAAGAAATTGACGCTTTAGCCGATCGCGTCGCAATTATAGATCGGGGCGTGGTAATTGCTTCTGGGACACCTTCACAATTAAAAGATAAAGTAGGGGGCGATCGCATCACCTTGCGAATCCGCGAGTTTTCCCCCATCGAGGAAGCAGAAATTGCCAAAAACCTCTTGCAACCTTTGCCCTTTGTGCAAGAAGTCATTATCAACAGCGCTCAAGGTAATTCCCTCAACTTAGTGGTGACACCTCAAAACGATGTTCTCATTAACATACAGCAAGCGCTGAATACTGCTGGTTTGCCCATATTTGGCATTGCCCAATCTCGCCCCAGCCTCGATGACGTTTACCTCGCCGCTACAGGACGCACCCTGATGGATGCAGAACTGGCAGCCGTTGCCACTCGCGATCCCAAGGCTGAGAAAAAGCAACTTATGAGATAG
- the era gene encoding GTPase Era translates to MRVEPKVTSIDNYNFSFSGEVTIPQAPPDFKSGFIGIVGRPNVGKSTLMNQLVGQKIAITSPIAQTTRNRLRGILTTPEAQLIFVDTPGIHKPHHQLGEVLVQNAKIAIESVDVVLFVVDGAVACGSGDRYIAELLSRSKTPVILGVNKTDQQPSDSQFLDDSYAQMAQSHEWEIVKFSAKTSAGLPQLQELLIEHLEIGPLYYPPDLITDQPERFIMGELIREQILLLTREEVPHSVAIAIDLVEETPSITRVLATINVERDSQKGILIGKGGAMLKAIGSEAREQIQKLIAGKVYLELFVKVQPKWRQSRISLAELGYRVEE, encoded by the coding sequence ATGAGGGTGGAGCCAAAGGTGACTAGTATTGATAATTACAACTTCTCTTTTTCAGGAGAAGTAACAATCCCACAGGCTCCTCCTGATTTTAAATCAGGTTTTATCGGCATTGTTGGTCGCCCAAATGTCGGTAAATCTACTTTGATGAATCAATTAGTAGGACAAAAAATAGCCATTACATCACCAATAGCGCAAACTACACGTAACCGTTTGCGCGGTATATTAACTACGCCAGAGGCGCAGTTAATTTTTGTAGATACGCCAGGAATTCATAAGCCCCATCATCAATTGGGGGAAGTGTTGGTGCAAAATGCCAAAATTGCCATTGAATCGGTAGATGTAGTCCTATTTGTGGTAGATGGAGCAGTAGCTTGTGGTTCGGGCGATCGCTATATTGCCGAATTGCTCAGTCGCAGCAAAACCCCGGTGATTCTGGGCGTGAACAAAACCGACCAACAACCGTCTGATTCTCAGTTTCTAGATGATAGTTACGCTCAGATGGCCCAGTCACATGAATGGGAAATTGTGAAATTTTCTGCCAAGACGAGTGCAGGATTACCGCAACTTCAAGAATTATTAATTGAACATTTAGAAATTGGGCCGTTATACTACCCGCCAGATTTGATAACAGACCAGCCAGAACGCTTTATTATGGGTGAATTAATCAGAGAACAAATTTTATTATTGACTCGTGAAGAAGTACCCCATTCAGTAGCGATCGCCATTGACTTAGTAGAAGAAACTCCCAGCATTACTCGTGTACTTGCTACCATCAACGTTGAGCGCGATTCCCAAAAAGGCATACTCATTGGCAAAGGCGGAGCGATGCTCAAAGCAATTGGTAGTGAAGCCCGCGAACAAATCCAAAAGTTAATCGCTGGCAAAGTTTACCTCGAATTGTTTGTCAAAGTCCAACCAAAATGGCGACAGTCGCGCATTAGTTTAGCAGAGTTAGGCTATCGCGTGGAAGAATAA
- a CDS encoding ATP-dependent 6-phosphofructokinase yields the protein MGEPKRIGILTSGGDCSGLNAVIRAVVNCAVDTYGWEVLGIRQATLGLMARPPQFTKLEIDQVDSLLTAGGTMLGTTNKGDPFAFPMTDGSLCDRSEEIIAGYHELGLDALIGIGGDGSLAILRRLAQQGGINLVGIPKTIDNDIGVTEHAIGFDTAVNIATEALDRLHFTAASHSRVMILEVMGRDAGHIAIAAGIAGGANVILIPEIPYTVEHICHKIKERQEKGKNYCLIIVSEAVRTHDGENVTITNRLGQSRYGGIGEYLADKIIEHIGVETRVTVLGHIQRGGTASPLDRLVATAFGVAAVNLIAEDKYDRMVTWQNRQVLSVPITEAIAQYSAVDPNGTLVKTAHGMGIYLGD from the coding sequence ATGGGAGAACCCAAACGCATTGGAATTCTTACCAGTGGAGGTGATTGTTCTGGCTTAAATGCTGTGATTAGGGCTGTAGTAAATTGTGCAGTGGATACTTACGGCTGGGAAGTTTTGGGAATTCGTCAAGCGACTCTAGGATTAATGGCACGTCCCCCACAATTCACAAAACTGGAAATCGATCAAGTTGACTCGTTATTAACTGCGGGTGGCACAATGTTGGGGACAACCAATAAAGGCGACCCCTTTGCTTTTCCAATGACGGATGGGAGTTTATGCGATCGCTCTGAAGAAATTATTGCAGGTTATCATGAGCTAGGTTTAGACGCTTTGATTGGTATTGGCGGTGATGGTAGTTTGGCAATTCTTCGCCGTCTCGCCCAACAAGGTGGCATTAATCTAGTAGGTATTCCCAAAACCATTGATAACGATATTGGTGTTACTGAACATGCCATCGGGTTTGATACAGCAGTCAATATTGCCACAGAAGCATTAGATAGGTTGCATTTTACTGCTGCAAGTCATAGCCGAGTCATGATTTTAGAAGTGATGGGGCGTGATGCTGGACACATAGCAATAGCTGCGGGAATTGCGGGGGGAGCAAATGTAATTTTAATTCCCGAAATTCCTTACACAGTTGAGCATATTTGCCACAAAATTAAAGAACGCCAAGAGAAAGGCAAAAACTATTGTTTGATAATTGTTTCTGAAGCGGTTCGTACCCACGATGGAGAAAATGTGACGATTACAAATCGCTTAGGTCAATCTCGATACGGTGGAATTGGTGAGTATTTAGCAGATAAAATTATTGAACACATCGGTGTAGAAACGCGAGTTACTGTTTTAGGACACATTCAACGAGGTGGAACTGCTTCACCACTGGATAGATTAGTTGCAACAGCCTTTGGCGTAGCGGCGGTTAATCTAATTGCCGAGGATAAATATGATCGCATGGTGACTTGGCAAAATCGCCAAGTATTAAGTGTACCAATTACAGAAGCGATCGCTCAATATAGCGCCGTCGATCCCAATGGTACTTTAGTTAAAACCGCTCATGGTATGGGTATTTATTTAGGAGACTAA
- a CDS encoding peroxiredoxin: MPLAVGTDAPAFTAKDTNGNTVSLSDFAGKTVVLYFYPKDDTPGCTKQACSFRDAQSEYQGKDIVVLGVSADDEVSHQAFTQKYNLNFPLLADYDKSLITAFDVDGGGYAKRVTYVIDPNGKITHVDNAVNTTTHASDILAALGL; the protein is encoded by the coding sequence ATGCCTCTAGCAGTTGGTACGGATGCACCTGCATTTACCGCCAAAGATACAAACGGCAACACAGTATCGTTATCTGACTTTGCTGGAAAGACCGTAGTTTTGTATTTTTACCCCAAAGATGACACGCCAGGCTGCACCAAACAAGCCTGTAGTTTTCGGGATGCCCAATCTGAATATCAAGGTAAAGATATTGTAGTGTTGGGAGTCAGTGCTGATGATGAAGTCTCTCATCAAGCATTCACCCAAAAATATAATTTGAATTTTCCCCTACTGGCTGATTACGACAAATCCCTCATCACAGCTTTCGATGTGGATGGCGGTGGTTATGCCAAGCGCGTCACTTACGTAATTGACCCCAACGGTAAAATTACTCATGTTGACAATGCTGTAAATACTACCACCCATGCTAGCGATATTTTAGCGGCACTTGGGCTGTAG
- a CDS encoding Npun_F0494 family protein, with the protein MAAADSQNPNIFVYPQSTVKRAERSLVCSPFNLSLFEVMGHQSVSVTAIALENGLKQGYTKRPLSELACDNALGWLIQVGVLRREVDGQGITDSFRLTPLGRQMVEQYHGKNWRTPSWRDRLFDAVIRWLRIPF; encoded by the coding sequence ATGGCTGCTGCTGATTCCCAAAACCCAAATATTTTTGTCTATCCTCAAAGCACAGTAAAAAGAGCCGAGCGATCGCTAGTGTGTTCGCCCTTCAATTTATCTTTATTTGAAGTCATGGGACACCAGAGTGTTTCAGTAACTGCGATCGCTCTGGAAAATGGACTCAAACAGGGCTATACCAAGCGCCCTTTATCAGAATTAGCCTGTGATAACGCCTTGGGCTGGCTAATCCAAGTGGGTGTATTGCGGCGAGAAGTCGATGGACAGGGAATTACAGATAGTTTTCGGCTCACTCCCTTGGGTCGCCAGATGGTTGAACAATACCACGGAAAAAACTGGCGGACACCTTCATGGCGCGATCGCTTATTCGATGCTGTGATTCGTTGGTTACGGATACCCTTTTAG
- a CDS encoding DUF3611 family protein: MQTESQVRSLAPETRGIGNTIRLTGWITFWLQLAIGVVSVLALLFALTGRNFVQQQNTGLGIGIFWAVCGIVVLLFSLYWDYRYTRIGKALENSNPALHPSKADTTRILRLGIVIGLVGMLLTLLGAGSTVLVLIAKSISQPPGVAITNPYNIIRAMDVFVAVADITGIAAHYVGTVASLWLLERVHQH, translated from the coding sequence ATGCAAACAGAATCACAAGTGCGATCGCTAGCACCAGAAACTAGAGGAATTGGTAATACTATTCGCCTTACAGGCTGGATTACTTTCTGGCTGCAATTGGCAATTGGAGTGGTTTCTGTTTTAGCTTTGTTGTTTGCCTTAACTGGTCGTAACTTTGTTCAACAACAGAATACTGGTCTTGGAATTGGCATATTTTGGGCTGTATGTGGAATTGTAGTGTTGTTATTTAGTCTCTATTGGGATTATCGTTACACTCGCATAGGCAAAGCTCTAGAAAATTCCAATCCAGCTTTGCATCCTAGTAAGGCAGATACAACTAGAATCCTCCGACTGGGAATAGTTATAGGTTTGGTGGGAATGTTATTAACTCTCTTAGGTGCTGGCTCAACCGTGTTAGTTCTAATAGCAAAATCTATATCCCAACCTCCAGGAGTGGCAATCACCAACCCCTATAACATTATTCGAGCAATGGATGTTTTTGTGGCTGTAGCAGATATCACTGGGATTGCTGCTCACTATGTGGGGACTGTCGCTTCGTTATGGTTGCTGGAGCGAGTGCATCAACACTAG
- a CDS encoding aminotransferase class I/II-fold pyridoxal phosphate-dependent enzyme: MLNQNQTPLLDALKANAARPHAPFYTPGHKQGEGIPQPLADLLGKAVFRADLTELADLDNLFAPQGVIQEAQQLAAEAFGASQTWFLVNGSTCGIEAAILATCGTGDKIILPRNVHSSAIAGLILSGAIPIFLNPEYDPVLDIAHSITPNALESALQQHPDAKAVLTVYPTYYGVCGDLSAIANITHQYNIPLLVDEAHGAHFAFHPELPTPALAAGADLTVQSIHKVLGAMTQASMLHIQGDRIDCDRISKALQLVQSTSPSYLLLASLDAARQQMVLHGKMLMSRTLQLANEARTIISQIPGLSVLQILSPPYQGGLGGSSSLGGLVGSPGFVALDKTRLTVTVSGLGLTGFEADEILDEKFAVTAEFASLQHLTFIISLGNTPADIKQLVQGFTILAKEYRATNLNVTNPNLQNLLTTQGHTLHFSPREAFFALSETLPLAQTSDRICAEIICPYPPGIPVLMPGEIITKPVLDYLQQIQGMGGFISGCNDSSLKTLKVVK; this comes from the coding sequence ATGCTCAATCAAAACCAAACACCATTATTAGATGCGTTAAAAGCCAATGCAGCAAGACCTCATGCACCTTTTTACACCCCAGGACATAAACAAGGTGAGGGAATTCCTCAACCTTTGGCTGACTTACTTGGTAAAGCTGTATTTCGCGCTGATTTAACCGAATTAGCAGATTTAGATAATCTCTTTGCACCCCAAGGCGTGATTCAAGAAGCACAACAACTGGCGGCTGAAGCGTTTGGCGCTTCGCAAACATGGTTTCTTGTCAACGGTTCTACCTGTGGGATTGAAGCGGCTATTCTTGCTACCTGTGGCACAGGTGATAAAATCATTTTGCCTCGCAATGTCCATTCTTCTGCGATCGCTGGTTTAATTCTCTCTGGTGCAATACCAATTTTTCTCAATCCTGAATACGATCCAGTTTTAGATATTGCCCACAGCATCACGCCCAATGCTTTAGAATCTGCACTCCAACAACATCCCGACGCTAAAGCAGTGTTGACAGTTTATCCAACATATTACGGCGTTTGTGGAGATTTGAGTGCGATCGCCAATATTACCCATCAATACAATATCCCTTTACTCGTAGATGAGGCACACGGCGCACACTTTGCTTTTCATCCCGAATTACCCACTCCAGCCTTAGCCGCAGGTGCAGATTTAACTGTACAATCCATCCACAAAGTACTTGGTGCAATGACACAGGCATCAATGCTGCATATCCAAGGAGATAGGATAGATTGCGATCGCATCAGTAAAGCTTTGCAACTAGTACAATCTACCAGTCCTAGTTATTTACTTTTAGCTTCTTTAGATGCAGCGCGTCAGCAAATGGTACTCCACGGAAAAATGCTGATGTCTCGCACATTGCAACTTGCCAATGAAGCTAGAACAATAATCAGCCAAATTCCTGGATTATCTGTTTTACAGATTCTTAGCCCCCCTTATCAAGGGGGGTTGGGGGGATCTTCTTCTCTAGGTGGTTTGGTGGGATCTCCCGGCTTTGTGGCTTTAGACAAAACGCGGCTAACTGTCACTGTTTCTGGTTTAGGCTTAACCGGATTTGAAGCAGATGAAATTCTGGATGAAAAATTTGCTGTCACTGCTGAATTCGCCTCACTGCAACACCTCACCTTTATCATTAGTTTAGGGAACACCCCAGCCGATATTAAGCAATTAGTGCAAGGTTTTACCATTCTTGCCAAAGAATATCGCGCAACTAACTTGAATGTTACAAATCCTAATTTGCAGAATCTTTTAACTACACAGGGTCATACTTTACATTTTTCTCCCCGTGAAGCCTTTTTTGCTCTCAGCGAAACATTGCCTTTAGCACAAACAAGCGATCGCATTTGCGCTGAAATCATCTGTCCCTATCCCCCAGGAATTCCTGTGTTAATGCCGGGAGAAATCATCACTAAACCTGTCCTTGATTACTTGCAACAAATTCAAGGAATGGGGGGATTTATCAGTGGTTGCAATGATTCCAGCCTCAAAACTTTGAAAGTTGTGAAATAA